One part of the Neodiprion virginianus isolate iyNeoVirg1 chromosome 3, iyNeoVirg1.1, whole genome shotgun sequence genome encodes these proteins:
- the LOC124301316 gene encoding lysosomal-trafficking regulator isoform X3: protein MTTGLPNRLQLLWDYFIHAEHQSYEKSEWLDIFLAELLVQVKDGRDVKDALSFCSGGGGGVATLVACELLSDVHMLCAFRTEGGELKGLRKYLVRGKGWRCLAALHLLGVRGLSCGRELVALLVALYPVAFQESDGAIPKNPYIKFHCNNDIVDTVNIIPNKKQKHVKTKNKSESHAQRKKVRKHSMGAKTLSQQKTETKASIENISSESEMLTDGIDQARSLTLKIRLNPMDFEYFTSVVRSDEEEKWDTPLYQLPSRPIKRTPEYFIDERIEAIFNTFISPFDTSLLIIQLLQGLRDYDTPAEQTPAVQVLKFALDTLWSLQFGIDGTNLTGTESASLKAAAARLMLTALERVLRADEPTTAVIHNGLLPMTLRLLEDACSRPVSVMLPEEGSLLQEFIFATTYGIITFLYCLLHQRGTTEKLKGFLELFQLFTESQDGKIVERTILTIVGLPSVDQQRSVTRARKVIDMVGALISALKRVRTELCHMGQCRKNKHKSCVDKVENHHHFDILGIAYIERIVGSITKRSCCISTLFMTLTSLLKESHLFPEDLQVRLLKVAAAAGTCCCCPPKAILSSIVTFLKKRNSLTYAPAVALLERTLFKELGAYPGLDVCNTCSKPTNYSWDFLELYTELLVPDDPKMCYIIMAHLLKVTPNSGFFVRQELLFKVFYPTFQMALKWYETENNNVMSKFLIQSCLSAIASLIVNAPMCERFTEINGLDKVLKILLDPAFTRNVCALLEVSVIMEIWKISCEDPADVDDPARPALVSLLHFLDKETKNLLDILENYKASNDIMEDKSDVIVGANDVNPLSINGEKADEVEEAMIRMSHETDVCKLELVNNSQVYCATKKTETNIKTDCEDSSNLIITDLPSRVVGKVRVHDSTYLKNSLNQASAVWRAAAGVALCSPLFRTELSNHPGSQLCIELFKKLAVCIASDEIKETGKSVHRLMEALITCCLTSRLAGCDLIKELRRSLIDTGIKLGHGIAMLVEVLLRVAMLKPTPEQTMPQQIRPRLPTMTLDPLPDVGVDDSSTGEYVTADDGYDADIEVPGRTPQHSTPKKANPLGPIVEARGYATAHPALCSLAVDLLIHFSEQGMEGERGVILTGGLRRVAITCRESVSSCAALAASGAITRILNGFKESLTSRTSQCQVVAGSTSPPTPTSIIHLMSIGYESLVLETWLDLRSDKLILRLTRPDDKTNRTISETSITGTFPSGRWHHLALNCKDTVLNKRSAVVEVVLWIDGWREVRAQLPFDGLLVRKPGTTCILLGQIGPNGNGAWYLGNLMIFRYPVFTRDRALYFASLGPNYTSLAECTLNTAKPDFAPLIASGALNGVREFKFEGGKFDTSRRKSYGGTYLRHAVETKISDTEINWDAVMDATNSHLEELQDNLLLSYEAQNPIIVHLYPQAIASSEAVVGNLFPGQPGFRIISAPEHRVSQQPPLSVAPIVMTRLECQQYRGLIPAASLVGGIPIFLYLFARVVELNSTEEEQALALSTVLHLARSDSELLNQYRSEDGPSLLLRVLESPRCHAGKHILKAMLDAACDSPILIKDIASGNHAIFQNCEAVITDPELINGALSAWRAWAKYDTLNFLLQALLVLLRDQHSQREFNATQLNRVDIVNTLLTLCKEHFMYEDLGASLDTTVGTAIVELVQALMGAPPELPRLIAITDYLVLVHQASETYVTHAKHNIYFLLPPLDEKKTPMRVSCTVSSSDESINTVDAGKLNKALANIQIQKGRPSRKREHTNGPQRQPSAGEDSGIAASDGSTTQLPFKQSVWTDERKACQGMVCEGLLLLLRDALRMLPDNQVGSVLKHVLKPELLLVLANNPDARVRTALLKLIQTYLERASDEEVNKFIKQKYFMHLANQISLYPGSESLVMALESLALCGPATAGMPPLLAMILKASGTDPNIARPMVSFVTDMVTKNPNALRALLEMGLAESIIRALISAAHRGSSTSLLHDFHILLVAIATKLLELPGTHHMQAVVDLHLILTHVELRERSECGIGTICVSVARDAQVALFDGELDTLTARVSSHHGFRLRSTASYLASVLTTSSEQSDHGSRSSSYGSLQGTSNTVVREAGKGELSERLRAILIRAVEFITTADQSPSATESELTRRLFATLLHGLATPKERKNPWGGTWSSRPILRKNTARIMVWLLGPHQSNNMRVYAVRSLMEEPNLKEILTSLLEVHPQIEHKFTVFLWDLLQRRDEMPSADARVCAELREALSIWNLTKSIDQATPGLWNEELTMLRRELMRDRDLWMENNVSAIHRIGNKFDSLAKQLMEGAMALTRTVVKEQNLARKILINELKQSSAMKAQAMARWRDLAKRLTHERAPWHFSENYPRSWELDPTEGPARIRIRMQRCHLKMNKRFLMPECQDKLAKMEEPLAYLLTTDRQDVNSTTLIEKLHTTERIRKTAQAKVVTPGAELRGEALIGESCLYFVPENPDIPLHIDVALGGLDLTIAGGTAWRLEDIRELHKRRYQLQERAIEIFIVTGRTYLLAFNSSKERDEFVAELSACNLPRRIPGDDLREALALWRSGVLTNWEYITRLNKLAGRSYNDLMQYPVFPFVLSDYFSEKIDLDDPKIYRNFKRPMAVQDKKNEQYYINNYNYLKQALMEGLNLIALNQEPFHYGSHYSNSGTVLHFLVRLPPFTSMFLSYQDNNFDIPDRTFHALATTWRLTSCDSTTDVKELIPEFFYLPEFLLNSEGFNFGVRQNGNTVGDVELPPWCGGDARLFILAHRAALEAELVREVLPFWIDLVFGFRQTGRPAVEAINVFHPATYYGFNVEQIADPLERQAWETMVRTYGQTPAQLFRTAHPLAIQNLGTSSPSASIPPVIQGVTGIKWGNYVGAPGNEPVLCWKHKHRSPFVYLVPLSTGDVFGLPNLTVLLLGYSKEKGANMLSSASVLGAALASWTGTDGIARLKSKKEQPPRPLLRSSGLDPITILASVPDCGQLWAGHLSGRISVYSYSVGTTGKIQFSLSPASSLLAHRCAVTAIALSRAFSIAVSSDNEGVVVIWDLNRSDTYYLLSYVRSIQSEHCYPVSLLSISETLGDIAIVFNVLTINEDAVTSNTSELSVYTINARPVGTIVSRRRMTALCYSNAPEGVSVNVIATGLDNGVIRLWSSWDLRLVREIVNSGTGYGAIIALAWALDQHHLYAAAEDSTVLIWEGIRRLSNGTPKFVNLSSL from the exons ATGACGACTGGGCTGCCCAATAGGCTGCAGCTTTTATGGGACTACTTCATACACGCCGAACACCAGAGTTACGAG AAATCTGAGTGGCTTGATATATTCTTGGCAGAGTTACTCGTCCAAGTCAAAGACGGCCGCGATGTCAAAGATGCACTCTCCTTCTG ttCAGGAGGCGGAGGTGGAGTCGCGACTCTTGTCGCCTGCGAATTGTTATCCGACGTTCACATGCTCTGCGCATTTCGTACAGAAGGCGGAGAGCTCAAGGGTCTCAGAAAGTACTTAGTGCGGGGTAAAGGGTGGCGATGTTTAGCTGCGTTGCACCTGCTAGGTGTACGAGGACTTTCTTGTGGGAGGGAATTGGTTGCGTTACTTGTTGCACTGTACCCAGTGGCGTTTCAAGAAAGTGATGGTGCAATACCGAAGAATCCCTACATAAAGTTCCACTGCAACAACGACATCGTTGACACTGTGAATATAATACcaaacaaaaaacagaaacatgTCAAAACGAAGAACAAATCGGAGAGCCATGCGCAACGGAAGAAAGTTAGGAAGCATAGCATGGGGGCGAAGACGTTGTCCCAACAAAAAACCGAGACCAAAGCTTCCATCGAGAATATCAGCAGTGAATCGGAAATGCTTACAGATGGAATTGACCAAGCAAGATCATTGACTTTGAAGATACGATTGAATCCAATGgatttcgaatatttcacATCTGTCGTGAGGAGtgacgaggaagaaaaatggGACACTCCCCTTTATCAGCTACCATCCCGCCCGATCAAACGAACCCCTGAATATTTTATCGACGAACGCATAGAAGCCATCTTCAACACTTTCATCAGTCCTTTTGACACCAGTTTACTCATCATCCAGCTTCTCCAAGGGTTGAGGGACTACGATACTCCCGCTGAACAAACGCCCGCTGTTCAGGTGCTAAAATTTGCTCTGGATACTCTCTGGTCTCTGCAGTTCGGGATCGACGGTACAAATTTAACCGGCACCGAATCTGCCTCTTTGAAAGCAGCCGCCGCAAGGTTGATGCTCACAGCACTTGAGCGCGTACTCAGAGCAGATGAGCCGACAACTGCCGTTATCCACAACGGCTTGTTACCTATGACCCTGAGGTTGTTGGAGGATGCTTGTAGCAGGCCGGTATCAGTTATGTTGCCTGAGGAGGGCTCGCTTCTTCAGGAATTCATTTTCGCCACTACTTACGGAATCATTACGTTTTTGTACTGCCTGCTTCATCAGCGAGGAACTACCGAAAAGTTGAAGGGGTTTTTGGAATTGTTTCAACTGTTTACCGAAAGCCAAGATGGTAAAATTGTCGAAAGAACAATCTTGACCATCGTTGGTCTACCGAGTGTTGATCAACAGAGGTCCGTGACAAGAGCGCGGAAGGTTATTGACATGGTCGGTGCCTTGATAAGTGCCTTAAAACGCGTCAGGACGGAACTGTGTCACATGGGACAGTGCCGCAAAAACAAACACAAATCGTGTGTagataaagttgaaaatcatcATCACTTCGATATTCTAGGGATTGCATACATCGAACGAATCGTTGGCTCGATCACCAAACGAAGCTGCTGCATTTCAACTTTGTTCATGACACTGACATCTTTGTTAAAAGAGTCTCACTTATTTCCGGAAGACTTGCAAGTCAGACTGTTAAAAGTTGCGGCTGCCGCTGGTACGTGTTGTTGCTGTCCTCCAAAGGCCATTTTATCAAGCATCGTTACATTCTTAAAGAAACGGAATTCTCTCACATATGCGCCAGCTGTTGCCCTGCTGGAACGCACTCTGTTCAAAGAACTTGGGGCATACCCAGGACTGGATGTGTGCAACACTTGCAGTAAGCCGACAAACTATTCTTGGGATTTCCTGGAACTTTACACCGAACTTCTGGTACCGGACGATCCGAAAATGTGTTACATCATTATGGCACACTTGCTGAAAGTTACGCCAAACTCGGGCTTTTTTGTACGCCAAGAGTTGCTCTTCAAAGTATTTTATCCAACTTTTCAAATGGCTCTGAAATGGTACGAAACCGAAAACAACAATGTGATGTCGAAGTTCCTGATTCAATCCTGCTTATCAGCTATCGCTAGTTTGATAGTCAATGCACCTATGTGCGAGAGATTCACAGAAATCAATGGACTGGATAAagttctgaaaattttactcgacCCTGCTTTTACTAGGAACGTATGCGCCCTTTTGGAAGTTTCCGTCATAatggaaatttggaaaattagTTGCGAAGATCCTGCGGATGTCGACGATCCAGCTAGACCAGCGCTTGTTTCACTGCTCCACTTCCTTGATaaagaaacgaagaatttacttgatattttggaaaactaTAAGGCATCCAATGACATTATGGAAGACAAAAGCGACGTGATAGTTGGAGCGAATGATGTCAATCCTTTGTCGATTAATGGTGAAAAGGCTGATGAAGTTGAAGAAGCGATGATTCGTATGTCGCATGAGACTGATGTATGTAAGTTAGAATTAGTTAATAACTCGCAAGTTTATTGTGCCACGAAAAAGACTGAAACGAACATCAAGACTGATTGTGAGGATTCGTCGAATTTGATAATAACTGACTTACCTTCACGAGTTGTTGGAAAAGTACGTGTGCATGATTCTACTTATTTAAAGAACAGTTTGAATCAAGCCAGTGCGGTATGGAGGGCTGCAGCGGGAGTGGCATTGTGCAGTCCATTATTTCGAACGGAGCTTTCAAATCATCCTGGGTCTCAACTGtgtattgaattattcaagaaaCTGGCAGTTTGCATTGCATCTGATGAAATAAAAG aaactgGTAAATCAGTACACAGATTAATGGAAGCCTTGATAACGTGTTGCCTGACATCTCGATTGG CTGGATGTGACTTGATCAAAGAACTAAGAAGATCATTAATAGACACTGGGATCAAATTAGGACATGGAATAGCAATGCTGGTTGAAGTGTTACTGAGAGTTGCAATGCTGAAACCCACCCCGGAACAGACAATGCCGCAACAAATTCGGCCAAGG CTCCCTACAATGACACTCGATCCATTACCGGATGTTGGTGTAGATGACAGTAGCACCGGAGAATACGTAACTGCGGATGATGGCTATGATGCAGACATTGAAGTACCAGGAAGAACTCCGCAACATTCAACTCCGAAAAAGGCGAACCCTTTAGGCCCCATTGTCGAAGCAAGAGGGTATGCCACAGCACATCCAGCACTATGCTCTTTGGCAGTGGATTTGTTGATCCATTTCAGTGAACA AGGTATGGAAGGTGAAAGGGGTGTGATACTAACGGGTGGTTTGAGACGGGTTGCAATAACATGCAGAGAAAGCGTTTCAAGCTGCGCTGCTCTCGCAGCTTCGGGAGCGATAACAAGAATACTTAACGGCTTCAAAGAATCACTGACTAGTAGAACGTCACAATGTCAAG TTGTGGCAGGATCTACCTCACCACCTACTCCAACATCGATTATTCACCTGATGTCAATTGGCTATGAATCATTAGTGCTGGAAACTTGGCTTGACCTTCGATCTG ATAAACTCATTTTGCGGCTAACCCGACCTGACGATAAAACGAATCGTACCATTTCGGAAACGTCTATAACAGGCACGTTTCCATCAGGACGATGGCATCATTTGGCATTGAACTGTAAAGATACTGTATTGAACAAACGTAGCGCGGTAGTTGAAGTAGTGCTGTGGATAGATGGGTGGAGAGAAGTGCGAGCACAACTGCCATTCGATGGCTTGTTAGTTAGAAAACCTGGAACAACTTGCATCTTACTAGGTCAAATTGGACCAAACGGAAACGGAGCTTGGTATCTTGGAAATTTGATGATATTCAG GTATCCTGTATTCACTAGAGACAGAGCTTTGTACTTTGCTAGCCTTGGACCAAATTACACCAGTCTAGCCGAATGCACACTCAATACAGCAAAACCTGATTTTGCACCACTGATAGCATCTGGGGCACTGAACGGTGTTAGAGAATTCAAATTTG AGGGAGGTAAATTTGATACAAGTAGGAGAAAATCGTATGGTGGTACGTATCTAAGACATGCAGTTGAAACTAAAATATCTGACACAGAAATTAACTGGGATGCAGTTATGGACGCCACTAATTCTCATTTGGAAGAATTGCAAGATAACTTACTGTTGAGCTATGAAGCTCAAAATCCTATCATTGTGCATTTGTATCCACAAGCCATTGCCAGTTCTGAAG CTGTCGTTGGTAATCTTTTTCCTGGCCAGCCTGGATTCAGAATTATATCAGCACCAGAGCATAGAGTTTCACAACAACCACCACTCTCTGTAGCACCAATTGTAATGACTCGTCTGGAATGTCAGCAATACAGAGGACTCATACCAGCTGCGAGCCTTGTTGGGGGAATACCCATTTTTCTGTACTTATTCGCGAGG GTGGTCGAGTTAAATTCTACAGAGGAAGAACAGGCTTTGGCCTTGTCCACTGTTTTGCACTTAGCTCGCAGTGATTCAGAACTGTTGAATCAATATCGATCAGAAGATGGgccttctcttcttctccgCGTTTTGGAATCACCACGTTGCCATGCAGGAAAGCATATCCTCAAAGCAATGCTAGATGCGGCGTGCGACAGTCCAATTCTGATAAAAGATATTGCAAGTGGAAATCAtgcgatatttcaaaattgtgaAGCTGTGATAACAGATCCGGAATTGATCAATGGAGCCCTCAGTGCCTGGCGGGCATGGGCTAAATATGACACATTAAATTTTCTGCTACAAGCATTATTGGTCTTGTTAAGAGATCAGCATTCTCAAAGAGAATTTAATGCCACGCAATTGAATAGAGTTGATATTGTCAACACACTTTTAACTTTATGCAAG GAACACTTCATGTATGAAGATCTAGGTGCTTCTTTGGATACAACAGTAGGTACTGCCATCGTTGAATTAGTGCAAGCATTAATGGGAGCGCCACCAGAATTACCGCGTTTAATTGCCATCACAGACTATTTAGTATTGGTACACCAGGCTTCAGAAACATACGTAACACACGCAAAACACAATATCTACTTCCTGCTTCCACCActggacgaaaaaaaaactcccaTGAGAGTGAGCTGCACTGTTAGTTCATCCGATGAATCCATTAACACGGTTGATGCTGGCAAGTTGAATAAGGCTCTGGCTAACATTCAA ATTCAGAAGGGTAGACCATCAAGAAAAAGAGAACATACGAATGGTCCACAGAGACAGCCCAGTGCAGGTGAAGACTCTGGAATTGCAGCCAGCGATGGATCTACTACTCAACTTCCT TTTAAGCAGTCCGTATGGACGGATGAAAGGAAAGCTTGTCAAGGAATGGTTTGTGAAGGATTGCTTCTACTGCTGCGGGATGCATTGAGGATGCTACCAGACAATCAAGTTGGTTCAGTATTGAAACACGTGTTGAAACCTGAGTTGTTACTTGTATTAGCTAACAATCCTGATGCCAGAGTTCGTACTGCACTATTAAAG CTAATTCAGACTTATCTTGAGCGTGCTAGCGACGAGGAAGTTAACAAGTTTATAAAGCAAAAGTACTTCATGCATTTGGCCAACCAAATCTCCTTGTATCCCGGCAGTGAGTCTCTGGTTATGGCTTTAGAAAGCTTAGCTTTATGTGGTCCAGCAACAGCAGGAATGCCTCCGTTGTTAGCTATGATTTTAAAAGCCTCTGGTACCGACCCAAATATTGCGAGACCCATGGTGTCTTTTGTTACCGATATGGTCACTAAG AACCCAAATGCACTGCGAGCGCTTTTGGAAATGGGTTTAGCTGAATCGATAATAAGGGCGTTGATCAGTGCTGCACATCGAGGCAGTTCTACATCATTGCTTCACGATTTTCATATTCTACTTGTTGCTATTGCAACAAAATTACTGGAATTACCTGGCACTCATCACATGCAAGCCGTTGTAGATTTGCATTTAATACTCACTCACGTTGAATTGAGAGAACGATCTGAGTGTGGCATCGGTACTATATGTGTATCTGTTGCTAGAGATGCGCAGGTGGCACTATTCGATGGAGAATTAGACACATTGACTGCCAGAGTTTCCTCTCATCACGGCTTCCGTTTACGCAGTACTGCATCGTACCTTGCATCAG TTTTGACCACTTCAAGCGAACAAAGTGACCACGGATCACGTTCCTCAAGTTACGGCAGTTTACAAGGCACTTCAAATACCGTTGTTCGCGAAGCTGGTAAAGGAGAGCTGAGCGAGCGTCTTCGTGCGATCCTGATTCGTGCAGTAGAATTCATTACAACAGCGGATCAGTCACCATCGGCGACTGAATCAGAACTCACCCGGCGATTGTTTGCAACACTTTTACACGGACTAGCAACTccgaaggagagaaaaaatccTTGGGGGGGTACCTGGTCATCTAGAccaattttaagaaaaaatactgCTAGAATTATGGTGTGGTTGTTAGGACCACACCAAAGCAATAACATGAGGGTTTATGCTGTCAGATCCTTGATGGAGGAACCAAACCTCAAAGAAATCTTGACCTCGCTATTGGAAGTACATCCACAG ATCGAACATAAATTCACTGTATTTCTGTGGGATCTTTTACAACGGCGCGATGAAATGCCTAGTGCTGATGCCAGAGTGTGCGCTGAGCTTAGAGAAGCTTTGAGTATATGGAATCtcacaaaaagtatcgatcaAGCTACACCAGGGTTATGGAATGAAGAGCTAACTATGCTCAGACGAGAGTTGATGAGAGACCGTGATTTGTGGATGGAAAACAATGTGTCCGCAATACACAG AATTGGTAACAAATTCGATTCGCTGGCAAAGCAACTGATGGAGGGTGCAATGGCTCTGACAAGGACTGTTGTGAAAGAACAAAATTTAGCACGTAAAATACTTATCAACGAATTGAAACAGTCAAGCGCGATGAAAGCCCAAGCAATGGCCAGATGGCGGGACTTGGCTAAGCGGTTAACGCATGAAAGAGCACCTTGgcatttttcagaaaattatcCGAGAAGTTGGGAATTGGACCCCACAGAAGGTCCTGCAAGAATTAGAATAAGAATGCAAAGGTgtcatttgaaaatgaataaaagatTTCTAATGCCTGAATGTCAAGACAAACTAG CCAAAATGGAAGAACCTCTGGCTTATTTGCTGACAACAGATCGCCAAGATGTAAACTCAACTACTCTAATCGAAAAACTACACACAACAGAAAGAATTCGCAAAACTGCGCAAGCCAAAGTAGTTACACCTGGGGCAGAATTACGCGGGGAGGCTCTTATAGGGGAAAGCTGCCTCTATTTTGTCCCTGAAAATCCTGACATACCTTTGCACATCGAT gTTGCGTTAGGTGGTTTAGATCTCACTATAGCAGGTGGTACAGCCTGGCGACTAGAAGATATTCGTGAATTACACAAACGGAGATATCAATTACAAGAGCGAGCAATTGAGATATTCATCGTTACTGGAAGAACTTACTTATTGGCATTCAACTCTTCCAAg GAAAGAGATGAGTTTGTAGCAGAATTATCTGCCTGCAATTTGCCAAGGAGAATACCTGGGGATGATTTGAGAGAGGCACTAGCTTTGTGGCGTAGTGGTGTATTAACCAACTGGGAATACATTACTCGCTTAAATAAACTTGCTGGCCGATCTTACAATGACTTGATGCAGTATCCAGTATTTCCTTTTGTCTTATCGGATTACTTCAGTGAGAAAATTGATTTGGATGATCCGAAAATCTATAG aaatttcaaacgacCGATGGCTgtacaagataaaaaaaacgagCAATACTATATCAATAACTACAAT TATCTGAAACAAGCTCTTATGGAAGGACTGAATCTCATAGCTCTGAATCAAGAACCATTTCATTATGGATCACACTACAGCAATTCGGGAACTGTTCTACATTTTTTGGTCCGGCTTCCACCATTCACAAGCATGTTCCTGTCATATCAAG ATAACAACTTTGATATTCCTGATCGAACCTTTCACGCCCTGGCTACTACATGGAGATTAACAAGCTGCGATTCTACAACAGATGTGAAAGAACTTATCCCTGAATTCTTTTATTTGCCCGAGTTTCTACTTAATTCGGAAG GATTCAATTTTGGTGTACGTCAAAATGGTAACACAGTTGGTGATGTAGAACTACCACCATGGTGTGGTGGTGATGCTCGCCTTTTCATACTAGCGCACAGGGCTGCACTGGAAGCTGAGCTTGTTAGGGAAGTCTTACCATTTTGGATAGATCTTGTTTTCGGATTTCGACAAACTGGACGACCTGCAGTGGAAGCTATTAACGTCTTTCATCCAGCT acaTACTACGGATTCAATGTCGAGCAAATAGCAGATCCCTTGGAACGCCAAGCATGGGAAACTATGGTGCGAACTTACGGACAAACGCCTGCACAGTTGTTCAGAACTGCACATCCTTTAGCAATTCAAAATCTCGGGACATCTTCACCATCTGCCAGTATTCCCCCAGTTATACAAGGAGTTACAG GGATAAAGTGGGGCAACTACGTTGGTGCCCCAGGCAATGAGCCTGTTCTATGCTGGAAGCATAAACACAGGTCTCCGTTTGTCTACCTAGTTCCACTCTCAACCGGTGATGTTTTTGGACTGCCAAATTTGACAGTTTTATTACTTGGCTACAGTAAGGAGAAAG GTGCCAATATGTTGAGCAGCGCATCAGTACTAGGAGCTGCATTAGCATCATGGACTGGTACTGATGGAATTGCAAGACTGAAATCCAAGAAAGAACAGCCACCGAGACCTTTATTGAGATCATCTGGTTTAGATCCG ATAACTATTTTGGCATCAGTTCCCGACTGTGGGCAGCTTTGGGCAGGCCATTTATCTGGTAGAATTAGTGTATATAGTTATTCAGTGGGAACTACTGGTAAAATACAGTTCAGCTTGTCGCCAGCATCATCTTTATTGGCACACAGATGTGCGGTAACTGCGATTGCATTGTCAAGAGCATTCAGTATAGCAGTGTCAAGTGACAACGAAGGTGTTGTTGTTATTTGGGATTTGAATAGGTCAGATACTTATTACCT CCTGTCATACGTCAGATCTATACAGTCGGAGCACTGTTATCCGGTTAGTTTGCTGTCGATTAGCGAAACATTGGGGGACATAGCGATTGTGTTCAATGTTTTGACTATAAACGAGGATGCTGTAACCAGCAATACTTCGGAATTGAGCGTCTATACAATAAACGCACGTCCAGTTGGTACGATAGTATCCAGAAGGCGAATGACGGCGTTATGCTACAGCAATGCTCCTGAAGGTGTTTCAGTCAATGTCATTGCAACAGGTTTAGATAACGGAGTAATACG ACTGTGGAGCAGCTGGGACCTACGATTAGTCAGAGAAATTGTAAATAGTGGTACAGGATACGGTGCTATAATCGCATTAGCATGGGCTTTGGATCAGCACCATTTATATGCAGCAGCTGAAGATTCTACAGTTTTAATTTGGGAAGGCATACGCCGCCTGAGTAATGGAACACCAAAATTCGTGAACTTATCCTCACTTTAG